Within the Bacillus pumilus genome, the region ATCACCTCTAGTCAAATTTTACACATTCGCATGTTCTCTCTGAGCTGACGATCAGCTTCATTGAACTTCCATACATAGCTTGCTTTATTTTAGCATACTTTTGAAGAAAAGGGAGGGGAGAAGGTTGTCTGTCTTTCTGTTCGTTTTTACGTGTATCGGTGTCGTTTTTACAGGTGGCTCTATTCATTATGCAAGACAGCTGGGGTATGCGGGGTCTTATCCGCCAAAACATGTATTAAAGCAAAAAGCACTTGTGTGTGCGGCAGGTGCAGGAATTTCGCTCCTCATTTTGCTTTTGACCCTTTTTCTTTTATAAAAGCATGAAAAAAAACCTCTTCATCTATTATGAAGAGGTTCGATTATTTGTTAAGCAACTTCTATCATTCTTGCACGTCTGAGAATGGACTGAGCAATTGGGAAGACAAATACCATAGCAATGGTATTAATCACGGCTGCTGGCAGGACGACGCCTACAAGAAGTGCAGGTAATGCAGCTGGCAGTCCAGTGATCAGTAATGCGGCAGATAGGAAAATCACGCCGGATACGATGGTTCCAATCGCAGTTAACACAGCGGTCAGCACTACTTTGTTCTTTATCTTCATGCAAGATAAGAAAAGGGCTAAGAAGATAAAGGCTGTCACTGGTTTATCAATCATATTTGGAATTTGTCCGCCTGGGAAACCTGTTGTTAATGCAGAAATGGCGCCTGTTACAAGGGCAATCACCACGACATGCTGTACCTTTGGGAAAAGGATGATGCTTAAAAACATCATGACCAGCATCATATCAGGTTTCATTCCGAAAAAGATGGGCGGGAAAATCGTATGCAAAACAGCTCCCATTGCTGCAAGCAATGACATAATGACTAATTCTTTTGTTTTCATTTCTATGCTCTCCTCTGCTAAGCTCTTAGCACTCTCCAATAATATGGCTCATCATTTATTGCAAGAGTCATCACTTTATATTTCTCGTTATTATAACAAATTTATTTCTCTATAGAAAAGCTTTTTCACTCATTTTCTTGCTGGAACTTTTTCATAAAGTCCGCAAGCTTTTGGCAGTCTTCAATCGATACCGTATTGTAAATAGATGCTCTGCATCCACCGACAGAACGATGACCGGCAAGTCCAACCATTTGTTCATGCTTTGCTTTCTCTACAAAGGATGCAGTGAGTGCATCATCACGAAGGGTAAATGTGACATTCATATGCGACCGGCTGTCAGTGCGTGCGTGTCCTTTGTAAAAACCGCCGCTTTGATCAATTGTGTCGTAGAGAATGCCTGCTTTTTGTTCATTTCTTTTTTCCGCTGCTTCTACGCCGCCAGCCTGTTTAACATGGTCAAGGACAAGAGACAGCATATAAATCGCAAAAGTCGGTGGGGTGTGATAAAGAGAGGCAGCTTTTGCGTGTGTTGAATATTTTAATATTTTCGGTGTGCTCTTTTTCTCTTTTTCTAATAAACGTTTGCGCGCGATCACAATCGTGATACCAGAAGGCCCTAAGTTTTTTTGTGCCCCAGCATAAATGAGATCAAATTGAGAAACATCGATTTTTTTGCTGAGAATATCACTGGACATATCCGCAATGAGCGGTAATGATGTACCAGGGAACGTTTTCCACTGAGTGCCGAAGATCGTATTGTTTGATGTGATGTGTAAATAAGCGCCATCTGTTAAAGCGGAGGCATCTACTTCTGGAATATACGAGTAGTTGTCGTCTTCACTTGAAGCAAACACAGATGTTTCACCAAACCCTTTTGCTTCTGATAATGCTTTTTCTGACCAAGCGCCTGTTTGAATGAAATGAGCCGTTTCGCCTTCATGTAAGAAGTTCATAGGAATCATCGCAAATTGAAGGCTAGCTCCGCCCTGTAAAAAGAGGACTTCGTAATCTTCAGGAATGTCCATCAGTTCAACCAACAATGATTTTGCCTTATTGTGGACTTCTTCATATTCACCACTGCGATGCGACAGCTCCATTACAGACATTCCAGTTTGTTTAAAATCAACAAGTTCTTCCTGTGCCTTTTTAAGCACTTCTAGCGGCAGTGCCGCAGGACCAGCATTAAAATTCGTCGTTCGCTTCATCACAATCTCTCCCTATTTCTCGCGTTAATGGATCAAAAGATAAAACCATCCTATCACAAATTTGAAGCAATTGGACAAAAAATTTGAATCGTTCTAAATATCTTACTATTAAGAAACAAAGGGGAGAAAAAGGGGTAGAAATGAGAAAAACCTCATCTATTAAGATGAGGTAAGGCGCGTATGAATGGCAGAAGAAATGTCTTTTAAATCCTCTGACGTATATTGATCTTGATGTGATTTCCATACGGCACCAAAGCCATCGCCTTTGCCGTAACGCGGAATGATATGCATGTGGTAATGGAACACAGATTGTCCAGCTTTTTCGCCATTGTTGTTTAAAAGGTTTAATCCAATGGGTTCAAATTCCTGTTTGATCGCCCTTGCAATTTTCGGAATCGCTTGGAAGTAGTGATTAGACACTTCTGGTGTCATGTCATAGATGTTTTCTTTATGTATTTTCGGGATTACAAGGGTATGCCCTTTTGTTACTTGGCTAATATCTAGAAAAGCCAATACATGCTCGTCTTCATATACTTTTGCACATGGAATGTCTCCATCAATGATCTTGCAAAAAATACAATCGCTCACGTCATGTCACTCCTCATTCATTTTCCTTCATCGTATCACAAAAATGAGCAAAAAAGAAAACAGGACAAGCGAACTCCTTTGGTCGCTCATCCTGCTCCTGCAGAAGAAATGCTGATGCTTTCATTCGATATGCCTTTTGAATTCTCTATTTACTGAAATAAAGAATTCATATGCCTGCTATTTCTGCCGTAAACACCTCATTTGACGTTTTGGTTTGTCGTATACATATTGTATAGGACACAAAAATCAAGAATCAGTGAAGCAAAACAGAAGCTAAGGTTTTTAGATGAAAAACCAACTTGTCATGCGGTTCTTTGCCTTTAACAAACACCTCATTTACTTATTGGTCATCAAGTTCATTTCTTCTACATACATTATGATGACCAAGATGCCTATTTTTTATTCATGACTTGTCTATAGGTAAACATTTCAAATTACCTTTCGTTTTTGTTACTATAAAGGAAAAACGAAAGAAAGGAACGAATTCATGTCCCTTCTCACTGTAAAAGATGTAACGGGTGGATATACGAAGAATCCCGTTCTAAAAAATATCTCATTTGAATTAGAAAGAAATCAAATTGTTGGTCTCATCGGCTTAAACGGGGCGGGGAAAAGCACAACCATTCGCCATATCATCGGACTCATGAAACCGCATAAAGGTGTGATTGAATTAAACGGGCGAACCCTTCAAGATGATCAAGAGGCGTATCGTTCGCAATTTACGTTTATTCCAGAAACACCTGTATTATATGAAGAATTAACTTTAAAAGAGCATTTAGAGCTGACAGCGATGGCTTACGGACTGTCTAAGGAACAATTAGATGAACGCCTGCCGTCATTGCTGAAAGAATTTCGAATGGAGAAACGTTTGAAGTGGTTCCCTGCTCATTTTTCAAAAGGTATGAAGCAGAAGGTCATGATTATGTGTGCATTTCTTGTTGAACCAGAACTGTATATCATTGATGAACCGTTCTTAGGGCTTGATCCTCTTGCGATTAATGCACTGCTTGAACGGATGAATGCCGCGAAGAAAAACGGCGCTAGTGTCCTGATGTCGACGCATATCTTGGCGACAGCAGAGCGCTATTGTGATTCTTTTATTATTTTGCACGAAGGGGAAATCAGAGCGAAAGGAACCCTGACGGAGCTGAGAGAACAGTTCAATATGAGAGATGCGACACTAGATGATCTTTATTTGGAATTAACAAAGGAAGAAAGCTATGAGTAAAACGACGCAAAGCATTTGGAAATCACGATTAGAGGAACACATACAAGATACAAGAAAATATTTAAAATACATGTTCAATGATCATCTTGTCATTGTGCTCATTTTTTTCCTTGCAGGCGGAGCGAGCTGGTATAGTAACTGGCTCAAACAAATTCCAGCTCATTTTCCATCCTACTGGGTCATGGCAGTTGTTTTCTCATTGGTACTGACAAGCTCTTACGTGCGGACGTTGATCAAAGAAGCAGATCTCGTGTTTTTGCTTCCTTTGGAAGGGAAGATGGAGCCTTATTTAAAACAAGCCTTTAACTTTAGCTTCATTTCTCAGCTGTTTCCTCTCATTGCTGTATTCATTGTCGCACTCCCGCTTTATTCGGCAGTGTCTTCAGGCGGCATCAAGATGTATGTGCTTATATTGGCGCAAATGATTTTGATCAAGGGACTGAATACAGCGATTCAATGGAGAATGACGTATTTTCAAGGAAAACAAATGAGATGGCTTGATGCAGTCCTTCGTTTTCTATTGAATATGATTTTAATCTATACCGTTTTACAGGCATCCTATGCAATCGCAATCGTTTTTTATCTCATCTATGGTGTCTATCTTGTTTACTTAACCAATGCAGTCAAAAAGCAGCCTTTTCAATGGGAATTGCATATTTCTGACGAATTAAAACGAAAACAGCGTTTTTATCGTTTGGCCAATTTATTTACAGATGTGCCTCATTTGAAGAAACAGGTGAAAAGAAGAATCTATATGGACTGGCTTTTGCAGTTTGTTCCGTATGACCAGCGTAAAACTTTTTCTTACATGTATGTGAGGGCATTTTTACGGTCAAATGACTATTTTGGTCTTGTGATTAGGCTTACTGCCGTGTTTGTGCTAATTATTTTGTATACAGGTGCAGCAGGCTGGGTAGGTGCGCTGCTTGTCTTGTTCACCGTGTTTATCACAGGTGTCCAGCTAGTGCCGTTAACGAAGCACTTTGCCCACCTTTCTTTACAGGCACTTTATCCTGTTGCTCAACAAGAAAAGGATCGGAGCTTTTTTATTCTCGTCCGTAACGTGCTCATCATCCAATCGATATTGTTGAGCTGTGCAGTCCTACCGGCAGGAGGATGGCAGGGAAGTGGACTTGCCCTTCTGATTTCATTGGCATTTGTGCTTGTCCTCTTCAAGCCATACGTACTCAGTCGATTAAAAAAGATGAGATAGGCAGATATATGTGACCGACAGCGAGCGTATGATGACATCAAGGAGGGGACCGGATGAATGCAGCTGAACGGGAGTTATATGAAGAAGCCATTCTTTTTCAAACGCGATTTTTAAGAAAACCTTCAAAGATCGAACGGATTTCAAAAGGAGTTCAGCAGCAGGTGAACCGCCGAATCCCTGCCAGGTTTCATCAAGTCATCACAAGTGCGGTCAAAACAATGGTTGAATCCACCGTATCAGGATCTCACTTCACTTCATTTACAGTCATGGATGAGCAATTATCCATCATTGAGCGAAATGAACTGGCAAAAGAGAAAGTGAAATACTATCAAAAGGCAGCTGCGATTGAAGGAATTGGAACAGGTGCAGGTGGTATTTTGCTTGGTATGGCGGACTTTCCGCTACTGCTTAGCATTAAGATGAAATGTCTTTATGAGCTGGCGTGTATTTATGGTTTTGATTTGTCTCAAAAAGAGGAAAGACTCTTTTTGCTCTGTATATTTCAACTTGCCTTTTCTGGCAGTGCGCATCGTCAAAAAATGATGAGCATCATAGATGATTGGGAAACGAGCCGCGAGGAAATGGATTGGTACAACTTTCAGCAGGAATATCGAGATTACATTGACCTAGTGAAGCTGTTTCAATTAATGCCGGTCGTCGGAGCTGCTGTTGGTGGTGTAGCAAATCATCACCTGACAGGACAACTCGGTGATGTCGCTCGCCATGTGTTTCACTTACGGGTGTTGAAAGAAAAGAAATAGAAAAGCCGCTGTTTGCCAGCGGCTTTTTTTATTCATCGCAGGAAAGGACGGCACTCGCGAGTACCTTTGCTGCGACTGGCATTGCCTTTTCGTTGATATCAAACTTCGGGTGGTGATGGGGATAGGCGTCTTCGCTGTTTTCCGGCATGGCGCCTGTGTAAAAGAACGTACCAGGGACATGCTGAAGGTAGTAAGCAAAATCTTCTCCACCCATTTGGGTTTCCGCTTCTTTTACTTCTATGACACCATCTGTTTGCTTGGCGATGTCAGCAATCAATTCAGTCGGCTTTGGATGATTTTTGACAGCAGGATATCCTCTCACATATTCATATGTGTATTCCGCATCATGCATGGCGCACACACCTTTCACGACCTGTTCAATTTCTCGTTCGATGGTGTGTCGCGCACTTTCTTCAAAGGACCGTGCAGTACCAGTCAAAACGGCAGAATCTGCAATGACGTTAAAAGCATTCTCTGCTACAAAACCTCCAACAGATACAACAGCAGAATCAACTGGATTCACTTTACGGGCAACGACTTGTTGCAAGTTTGCCACGATTTGTGAACCGATGAGGACAGCATCTTTCGTTAAGTGAGGCTGGGCGCCGTGTCCGCCTTTCCCCTGAACTCGAATAGAGAAGCGGTCAGCAGCTGCCATAAAGTTCCCGCTTTTATAAAGAACTGTGCCACAGGGCTCTGGAGACCAAAGGTGTGTACCGAATATGACATCGACACCGTCTAAGCAGCCGTCTTCAATCATTGGTTTTGCACCGCCTGGCGCATATTCTTCTGCGTGCTGATGGATGAGGACGATTTTCCCTTTTAATTGATCACGGTGCTCATTCAAAATTTTCGCTAAGACAAGCAGTGTCGCTGTGTGACCATCGTGCCCGCATGCATGCATCACACCAGGTTTTGTTGATTTGTAAGGCACTTCCTTTTCATCATGGATAGGGAGTGCATCGAAATCAGCTCTGAGGGCAATCGTCGGCCCCGGAGAAGTTCCTTCAATAAAGGCGAGTACACCATGGCCGCCTACCTGTGTACGTGTGGGTATATGTAATTTGTCGTAGTAGCTGGCGATGAAAGCGGCTGTTTCTTCTTCCTGGAAAGAAAGTTCAGGATTCATGTGGAGATGGCGTCTAATTTCAACCATTTCCTCATAATGTTCATCAAGACGTTCATTGATGCTTTTTTGTAAAGTAGATATTGTCATTGATTTGACCTCCTTCATGCTCTTTTACTGATTGTATGGTAATTGTTAGAATCTTTCAACAGAAGAGGATGTCACATGCGCATCAAAGGTCATTTTACATAAAAGTCGAAGTGTCTATGAAGCGGGGAAAGGGAGGAATTGTATTGGGAAGCTGTCCAAATTGTTCGAAAGCGTTTTCTTTCGTTGAAAAGTTTCATTTATCACATACGAAAATGATGATGTGTCCAAGCTGTCGGCATCAAATCAAAGAAACCTTTGTATCGAAAATGAGTTTTTTCCTGATCTGTTTGATTCCGCTATTGGTGATGCTCATTCAATTGAAAGGGGCTTCACCTATGTTAAAGTGGCCGATCTTATTAGGATGGATCCTATTGAATTTCTATGTACTCCAGCCGATCATTCATCGGTACGAGCTGACATCACGACGCTAATAAAGAGCCCATTGATTGGGCTTTTTTTCATGAAAAAAGAAGTGCTGAGAGCAGCACTTCCTTAATTGTCTGTAACGGCATGATAGGATGTGAGATAAGCAGGACGAGAGAAGATGGAGCCAGTATCATCGTTTGGCTGAAAGAATGCTTCTGATTCTTGAAAGTCTTCAAATAAGTCCTCTGATTCCCAAAGTGTCATAATTAAATACACTTCTTCATCTTTTTTCGGTCTTAACACTCGAAGAGCCTTGAAGCCCCGCTGATGTTCTGAGATATTCGTCTTTTTCTTGAAAGTAGATTCAAACAGTGCTCTACTTTCAAGCTTCACAGGGATATGATTCAAGGTGACGAAACCGGAATGGGCAAGTTCACCTTTTGCATAAATCACATCATAGGCATGTGGGGCTTTAAAAACAGTCTCACCCTCCGTCTCATGGAAAAGAGCTGCTTGTTCTTTTCCGACCATATAAAGCAGATTTTCCTGATCGTGTTTTTTTGCGATTTTATGTAAGAAATCTGCTGTTCCATAAGTCATATAGACATTCATCTAAACCGCCTCCTGCTTGATAGTATAACAAAAGAATGATATATAATTCTTTGGTAGTCAATCCATAAAACATATTATGAAGCAATACATCCCATACTATCCGTATAAAGGAATGAGGTGACCTAATTTGAAGAAAAAGAAGATAATCATTCCATTAGTCATTGTAGGAAGTACCATTGTACTTTCATTTATTGGCTATCTGACCATTTTATTTTTAGGACATTATGTCATAGATGAAAAGAAGCTTGTATTTCATGCTTCATCCCAAATCATTGATCAGAATGGAAAAGAACTCACAAGTATGTATTCAGAAAATCGGGACCCTGTGTCAATAAAGGATGTACCCGATAAAGTAGCAAAAGCTTTTGTGGCTGTCGAGGACAAGCGGTTTTATGAGCATCATGGAATTGATGCGCAGTCAATTTCAAGGGCGGTTTATCGAGATATATTAGCAGGTGGAAAGGTAGAGGGCGGCAGTACCATTACTCAGCAGCTCGCAAAAAATATTTTTCTCACAAATGACAAAACCTTTCTGCGAAAAACAAAAGAAGTCATCATTGCGATTAATTTAGAAAGAGACTATTCAAAGGATAAGCTGCTCGAAATGTATTTGAATCAGCTTTACTTCGGTCATGGCGTCTACGGTATTCAGGCAGCAGCCAATTATTACTTTAGTAAAGATGTGAAAGATTTAACTGTCAGTGAAGGAGCGACACTTGCTGCGATGCCAAAGGCGCCGTCTACTTACTCGCCTGTTTTACACCCTGATAAAAATAAACAAAGACGGGACACGATCCTTAATTTAATGAATGAGCAAGGGTATTTATCATCAACAGAAACAGTAGAAGCAAAAGGAAGAACACTAGGCATTCATTTAAAAAAGAAATCAGAAACGCCTTGGGTGGACAGCTATGTCGATCTTATCATTAAGGAAGCAGAATCAGAGTATTCCATTTCACATGAACAATTACTTCAAGGTGGTTATACCATAACAGTTCCGATCGATATGAATCTGCAAAAGGTCGCTTACGATGCGATGAAAAACAATCGTTATTTCCCGGGAAAAAGCGGTTCTCCTGAAAGCAGTGCTATCTTTATTGATAATGAGTCTGGAGGAGTAAAAGCTGCAATCGGAGGGCGAGAATATC harbors:
- a CDS encoding tryptophan transporter gives rise to the protein MKTKELVIMSLLAAMGAVLHTIFPPIFFGMKPDMMLVMMFLSIILFPKVQHVVVIALVTGAISALTTGFPGGQIPNMIDKPVTAFIFLALFLSCMKIKNKVVLTAVLTAIGTIVSGVIFLSAALLITGLPAALPALLVGVVLPAAVINTIAMVFVFPIAQSILRRARMIEVA
- the serC gene encoding 3-phosphoserine/phosphohydroxythreonine transaminase, which produces MKRTTNFNAGPAALPLEVLKKAQEELVDFKQTGMSVMELSHRSGEYEEVHNKAKSLLVELMDIPEDYEVLFLQGGASLQFAMIPMNFLHEGETAHFIQTGAWSEKALSEAKGFGETSVFASSEDDNYSYIPEVDASALTDGAYLHITSNNTIFGTQWKTFPGTSLPLIADMSSDILSKKIDVSQFDLIYAGAQKNLGPSGITIVIARKRLLEKEKKSTPKILKYSTHAKAASLYHTPPTFAIYMLSLVLDHVKQAGGVEAAEKRNEQKAGILYDTIDQSGGFYKGHARTDSRSHMNVTFTLRDDALTASFVEKAKHEQMVGLAGHRSVGGCRASIYNTVSIEDCQKLADFMKKFQQENE
- a CDS encoding HIT family protein encodes the protein MSDCIFCKIIDGDIPCAKVYEDEHVLAFLDISQVTKGHTLVIPKIHKENIYDMTPEVSNHYFQAIPKIARAIKQEFEPIGLNLLNNNGEKAGQSVFHYHMHIIPRYGKGDGFGAVWKSHQDQYTSEDLKDISSAIHTRLTSS
- a CDS encoding ABC transporter ATP-binding protein, producing MSLLTVKDVTGGYTKNPVLKNISFELERNQIVGLIGLNGAGKSTTIRHIIGLMKPHKGVIELNGRTLQDDQEAYRSQFTFIPETPVLYEELTLKEHLELTAMAYGLSKEQLDERLPSLLKEFRMEKRLKWFPAHFSKGMKQKVMIMCAFLVEPELYIIDEPFLGLDPLAINALLERMNAAKKNGASVLMSTHILATAERYCDSFIILHEGEIRAKGTLTELREQFNMRDATLDDLYLELTKEESYE
- a CDS encoding ABC transporter permease yields the protein MSKTTQSIWKSRLEEHIQDTRKYLKYMFNDHLVIVLIFFLAGGASWYSNWLKQIPAHFPSYWVMAVVFSLVLTSSYVRTLIKEADLVFLLPLEGKMEPYLKQAFNFSFISQLFPLIAVFIVALPLYSAVSSGGIKMYVLILAQMILIKGLNTAIQWRMTYFQGKQMRWLDAVLRFLLNMILIYTVLQASYAIAIVFYLIYGVYLVYLTNAVKKQPFQWELHISDELKRKQRFYRLANLFTDVPHLKKQVKRRIYMDWLLQFVPYDQRKTFSYMYVRAFLRSNDYFGLVIRLTAVFVLIILYTGAAGWVGALLVLFTVFITGVQLVPLTKHFAHLSLQALYPVAQQEKDRSFFILVRNVLIIQSILLSCAVLPAGGWQGSGLALLISLAFVLVLFKPYVLSRLKKMR
- a CDS encoding EcsC family protein — its product is MNAAERELYEEAILFQTRFLRKPSKIERISKGVQQQVNRRIPARFHQVITSAVKTMVESTVSGSHFTSFTVMDEQLSIIERNELAKEKVKYYQKAAAIEGIGTGAGGILLGMADFPLLLSIKMKCLYELACIYGFDLSQKEERLFLLCIFQLAFSGSAHRQKMMSIIDDWETSREEMDWYNFQQEYRDYIDLVKLFQLMPVVGAAVGGVANHHLTGQLGDVARHVFHLRVLKEKK
- a CDS encoding M20 family metallopeptidase — encoded protein: MTISTLQKSINERLDEHYEEMVEIRRHLHMNPELSFQEEETAAFIASYYDKLHIPTRTQVGGHGVLAFIEGTSPGPTIALRADFDALPIHDEKEVPYKSTKPGVMHACGHDGHTATLLVLAKILNEHRDQLKGKIVLIHQHAEEYAPGGAKPMIEDGCLDGVDVIFGTHLWSPEPCGTVLYKSGNFMAAADRFSIRVQGKGGHGAQPHLTKDAVLIGSQIVANLQQVVARKVNPVDSAVVSVGGFVAENAFNVIADSAVLTGTARSFEESARHTIEREIEQVVKGVCAMHDAEYTYEYVRGYPAVKNHPKPTELIADIAKQTDGVIEVKEAETQMGGEDFAYYLQHVPGTFFYTGAMPENSEDAYPHHHPKFDINEKAMPVAAKVLASAVLSCDE
- a CDS encoding antibiotic biosynthesis monooxygenase family protein is translated as MNVYMTYGTADFLHKIAKKHDQENLLYMVGKEQAALFHETEGETVFKAPHAYDVIYAKGELAHSGFVTLNHIPVKLESRALFESTFKKKTNISEHQRGFKALRVLRPKKDEEVYLIMTLWESEDLFEDFQESEAFFQPNDDTGSIFSRPAYLTSYHAVTDN